The following are encoded in a window of Alphaproteobacteria bacterium genomic DNA:
- a CDS encoding NAD(P)-dependent oxidoreductase, which translates to MSDVTVIGLGPMGLALADLALKAGKRVSLWNRSPAKAEPLVQRGAAFAATPAAAISASPVTLVCVYDYDAVEAIATGAGFAAASRGRLIVNLGTGSPDDARRIDALIRGYGGRYLDGAIQAAPSQMGQDNTPILVSGPHSAFAEAQPSLKILAGNIVHLGEDIGAAAAMDLSTLSYVYGAFAGFLHGARIAESVGIDVAIYGKLVNAISPSFGAFFEHEGRVIASGDFRITESPLRISTPAVRRILLTSERLGLNTALPTLVDDWLTKAEAAGFANEEVAATIKILRSGTAASAPEEMRPHL; encoded by the coding sequence ATGAGCGATGTGACGGTAATCGGACTTGGGCCCATGGGATTGGCGCTTGCGGATTTGGCGCTAAAGGCCGGAAAACGCGTGAGCCTCTGGAACCGCAGCCCTGCGAAAGCGGAACCGCTTGTCCAGCGGGGTGCGGCGTTTGCCGCGACGCCCGCGGCGGCGATTTCCGCAAGCCCGGTGACGCTCGTGTGCGTTTACGACTACGACGCGGTCGAAGCGATCGCGACCGGCGCGGGCTTCGCCGCCGCGTCGCGGGGGCGCCTTATCGTCAATCTCGGCACCGGCAGTCCCGACGACGCGCGGCGCATCGACGCGTTGATCCGCGGTTATGGCGGCCGCTACCTCGACGGCGCGATTCAGGCCGCACCCAGCCAAATGGGGCAGGACAACACACCGATCCTCGTCTCCGGCCCGCATTCCGCTTTCGCCGAGGCGCAGCCATCGCTGAAAATCCTCGCCGGCAACATCGTGCATCTTGGCGAGGATATCGGCGCGGCTGCGGCGATGGATCTTTCCACCCTGTCCTATGTTTACGGCGCATTCGCCGGGTTCCTGCATGGCGCCAGGATCGCGGAATCCGTCGGGATCGACGTCGCGATCTACGGAAAACTCGTCAACGCGATCTCGCCGAGCTTCGGCGCTTTTTTCGAGCACGAGGGTCGGGTGATCGCCTCGGGCGATTTTCGCATCACCGAAAGCCCACTGCGTATTTCCACACCGGCCGTCCGGCGTATTCTGCTGACCTCGGAACGGCTTGGCCTGAATACGGCGCTGCCGACCCTCGTCGATGACTGGCTGACGAAAGCCGAGGCGGCGGGTTTCGCGAACGAGGAAGTCGCAGCCACGATCAAAATACTGCGCAGCGGAACCGCCGCGTCCGCGCCGGAGGAGATGCGCCCGCATTTATGA
- a CDS encoding helix-turn-helix transcriptional regulator, with the protein MERSRKKKRLPNYDCGIGPAFAVVGGKWKAAILWELAGGPLRFGALRRRVPGVTEKMLIQQLRELERDQLVTRTVFHEVPPRVEYALTAWGVRLNAALMPICDWGDAYARATGRITAA; encoded by the coding sequence ATGGAGCGATCCCGGAAAAAGAAGCGGTTGCCCAACTACGATTGCGGCATCGGGCCCGCCTTCGCCGTGGTCGGCGGAAAATGGAAAGCCGCCATTCTTTGGGAACTCGCCGGCGGGCCGCTGCGCTTCGGGGCGCTTCGCCGCCGGGTGCCGGGCGTGACCGAGAAAATGTTGATCCAGCAATTGCGCGAACTCGAACGCGACCAACTCGTCACGCGCACGGTCTTCCACGAAGTTCCGCCGCGGGTCGAGTATGCCCTCACCGCGTGGGGCGTCCGTCTCAACGCGGCGTTGATGCCGATCTGCGACTGGGGCGACGCTTACGCGCGCGCGACGGGGCGCATCACGGCGGCGTGA
- the hspQ gene encoding heat shock protein HspQ: MRSAKFQIGQIVRHRVYPFRGVVFDVDPVFANTEEWYRSIPAELRPRKDQPFYHLYALNEREGPYQAYVSEQNLLPDAENGPVDHPDVQRMFGKFGGGGYKPKPAAFSGGLH; this comes from the coding sequence ATGCGCAGCGCCAAATTCCAAATCGGCCAGATCGTCCGCCACCGCGTCTACCCGTTCCGGGGCGTGGTGTTCGACGTCGATCCCGTCTTCGCGAATACCGAGGAATGGTATCGCTCGATCCCGGCCGAATTGCGCCCGCGCAAGGATCAGCCCTTCTATCACCTCTACGCGCTGAACGAGCGCGAGGGGCCATATCAGGCCTATGTCAGCGAGCAGAATTTGCTGCCCGATGCCGAGAACGGCCCGGTCGATCACCCGGACGTGCAGCGCATGTTCGGCAAGTTCGGCGGCGGCGGTTACAAGCCCAAGCCCGCCGCCTTCAGCGGCGGCTTGCACTGA
- a CDS encoding mechanosensitive ion channel family protein, with product MNFLNQLNEMVLLYGPPFLFGVVLLVVGSWVAGIAQRLVERTLSQVGKVELTLARFLGSLVRYLILTVVVLAVLSQFGVQTASLIAVFGAAGLAVGLALQGTLSNLAAGVMLLLFRPYRVGDRIDAGGVTGKVEAIDLFVTDLRTDDNIRVLVPNGKIWGDKVVNHSSYNAKRLDFEVTVPDEVDINAAFAKVLSLAAGDPRSLKEPPPEVIVSKYSADNVTLTVRVWTPPGEEGALRSSMNLALRNASKAKFA from the coding sequence ATGAATTTCCTCAATCAGCTCAATGAAATGGTCCTGCTCTACGGCCCGCCCTTCCTGTTCGGCGTCGTCCTTCTGGTCGTCGGTTCCTGGGTCGCGGGCATCGCCCAGCGTCTGGTCGAGCGCACGCTGAGCCAAGTCGGCAAGGTCGAGCTCACGCTCGCGCGCTTCCTCGGCAGCCTCGTGCGCTATTTGATCCTGACGGTCGTCGTCCTTGCGGTGCTGTCGCAATTCGGCGTGCAGACGGCGAGCCTGATCGCGGTCTTCGGCGCCGCCGGCTTGGCCGTCGGCTTGGCCCTGCAAGGCACGCTGTCGAATCTCGCGGCGGGCGTGATGCTGCTGCTGTTCCGCCCCTATCGCGTGGGCGACCGCATCGACGCGGGCGGCGTCACCGGCAAGGTCGAAGCGATCGATCTGTTCGTCACCGATCTGCGCACCGACGACAATATCCGCGTGCTGGTGCCCAACGGCAAAATCTGGGGCGACAAGGTCGTCAACCATTCCAGCTACAACGCCAAGCGCCTCGACTTCGAAGTGACCGTGCCCGACGAGGTCGACATCAACGCCGCCTTCGCCAAGGTGCTGTCGCTCGCCGCCGGCGATCCGCGTTCGCTGAAGGAACCGCCCCCGGAAGTGATCGTGTCGAAATATTCGGCCGACAACGTGACGCTGACCGTGCGGGTGTGGACCCCGCCGGGCGAGGAAGGGGCGCTGCGCTCGTCGATGAACCTTGCCTTGCGCAACGCCAGCAAGGCGAAATTCGCCTGA
- the ggt gene encoding gamma-glutamyltransferase encodes MRRARGFDLARALGHGARLFAFSVIVATSVSAVAQAPVPRAPEGTAAIAAPRVAVTADRQMVVAANPLAADAGRQILRQGGSAVDAAIAMQMVLTLVEPQSSGIGGGGFLLHYGAERKRIDAYDGRETAPAKATADMFLDAEGKPLAFNEAALGGHAVGVPGVLRMLELAHDEHGRLPWARLFEPAMRLALDGFPISPRLAKQIADTPQLKEFAATRAYFFDADGNPKPAGTRLTNPDLAETFRVIANGGAQAFYNGGLARAVAKAVRETGKGGKLTADDLKNYRALKREAVCGPYRQLKICGMGPPSSGGIAVLQAMTILERFDLRGLQPNSAPAIHLIAEATKLAFADRNRYLADPEFEQIPVDRLTDRKYLAGRAKLVSAERASGRAEPGRIATRASRAADTLSELPATSHLSVVDVAGNAIAFTTSIERAFGSYVMTRGFLLNNQMTDFALRPRDGDVPNINRVEPGKRPRSSMAPTIVLDRESRLVAALGSPGGPRIIPYVVQTLVASIDWNMDAQRAVALPHAVSMNNGTIELERDTPLVNLAADLKALGHEVSLNHQTSGLSLIQVVRRQGQTRLVGGADPRREGEALGD; translated from the coding sequence ATCCGCCGCGCGCGTGGTTTTGATCTCGCGCGTGCCCTTGGGCACGGCGCGCGCCTATTCGCATTTTCGGTCATCGTCGCCACGAGCGTTTCCGCCGTCGCGCAAGCGCCCGTACCGCGTGCCCCCGAAGGCACCGCCGCGATCGCCGCCCCGCGCGTCGCCGTCACGGCCGACCGTCAGATGGTCGTCGCGGCCAATCCGCTGGCGGCCGATGCCGGGCGGCAGATCCTGCGTCAAGGCGGTTCGGCGGTCGACGCCGCGATCGCCATGCAGATGGTGCTGACGCTGGTCGAGCCGCAAAGCTCCGGGATCGGCGGCGGCGGGTTCCTGCTGCATTACGGCGCGGAGCGCAAACGTATCGACGCCTATGATGGGCGCGAAACCGCGCCGGCCAAAGCCACCGCCGACATGTTCCTGGATGCCGAGGGCAAGCCGCTCGCGTTCAACGAAGCCGCACTCGGCGGCCATGCGGTCGGCGTGCCCGGCGTTCTGCGCATGCTGGAACTGGCGCATGACGAACATGGCCGTCTGCCTTGGGCGCGGCTGTTCGAACCGGCGATGCGCTTGGCGCTCGACGGGTTCCCGATCTCGCCGCGTTTGGCCAAGCAGATCGCCGATACGCCGCAACTGAAGGAATTCGCCGCGACGCGCGCCTATTTCTTCGACGCCGACGGCAATCCCAAGCCGGCGGGCACGCGGCTCACAAATCCCGATCTCGCCGAAACCTTCCGCGTGATCGCCAATGGCGGCGCGCAAGCTTTCTACAATGGCGGCCTTGCCCGCGCGGTCGCCAAGGCCGTGCGCGAAACCGGCAAGGGCGGCAAGCTCACCGCCGACGATCTCAAGAACTATCGCGCCTTGAAGCGCGAAGCGGTGTGCGGGCCCTATCGCCAGCTGAAGATCTGCGGCATGGGCCCGCCTTCGTCGGGCGGCATCGCGGTTCTCCAGGCGATGACGATCCTGGAGCGTTTCGACCTGCGCGGGCTGCAGCCCAACTCGGCCCCGGCGATCCACCTGATCGCGGAAGCGACCAAGCTCGCCTTCGCCGACCGCAACCGCTACCTCGCCGATCCGGAGTTCGAGCAGATTCCGGTCGACCGCTTGACCGACCGCAAATATCTCGCGGGCCGCGCCAAGCTGGTGAGCGCCGAGCGCGCGTCGGGCCGCGCGGAGCCGGGCCGTATCGCCACGCGCGCCAGCCGTGCCGCCGATACGCTGAGCGAGCTTCCCGCGACGTCGCATTTGTCGGTCGTCGACGTCGCCGGCAACGCGATCGCCTTCACCACGTCGATCGAGCGCGCCTTCGGCAGCTACGTGATGACGCGCGGCTTCCTGCTGAACAACCAGATGACCGATTTCGCACTTCGCCCGCGCGACGGCGATGTGCCCAATATCAACCGCGTCGAACCGGGCAAGCGCCCGCGCTCGTCGATGGCGCCGACCATCGTGCTCGACCGCGAAAGCCGCCTGGTCGCGGCTTTGGGCTCGCCCGGCGGCCCGCGCATCATCCCCTATGTCGTGCAGACGCTGGTCGCGTCGATCGATTGGAACATGGACGCGCAGCGCGCGGTCGCTTTGCCCCATGCGGTCAGCATGAACAACGGCACGATCGAGCTGGAACGCGACACGCCCCTCGTCAATCTCGCCGCCGATCTCAAAGCGCTGGGCCACGAGGTTTCGCTCAACCACCAGACCAGCGGGTTGAGCCTGATCCAAGTCGTTCGCCGCCAAGGCCAGACGCGCCTTGTGGGCGGGGCCGATCCGCGCCGCGAAGGCGAAGCGCTGGGCGATTAA
- a CDS encoding cyclic nucleotide-binding domain-containing protein yields MAAGSAAGATAVAAKLALRESPCDDCAIRETSVCEVLEPAQLARMREIATIMYLQPGTTLFQESEPAEHLCNVVEGAVKLYKLLPDGRRQITGFLFPGDFLGVALNKSYAYSAEAMGNVRLCRFPRRKLENLLTELPNLEHRLLEVAGNELVAAQDQMLLLGRKTARERLASFLMMVSRRAAARGRPDSPIDLPMSRADIGDYLGLTTETVSRTFTQLKKQGTIGLPSQTKVDILKREELEEIAEGG; encoded by the coding sequence ATGGCGGCAGGATCGGCGGCGGGCGCTACGGCGGTTGCGGCGAAGCTGGCGCTGCGCGAGTCGCCTTGCGACGATTGCGCGATCCGCGAGACCAGCGTGTGCGAAGTGCTGGAACCCGCCCAGCTCGCGCGCATGCGCGAGATCGCGACGATCATGTATCTGCAGCCGGGCACGACCTTGTTCCAGGAAAGCGAACCGGCCGAGCATCTGTGCAACGTCGTCGAAGGGGCGGTGAAGCTCTACAAGCTGCTGCCCGATGGGCGCCGGCAGATCACCGGTTTCCTGTTCCCCGGCGACTTCCTGGGCGTGGCGCTGAACAAGAGCTACGCCTATTCGGCCGAGGCGATGGGCAATGTGCGCCTGTGCCGCTTCCCGCGCCGCAAGCTCGAAAATCTGCTGACCGAATTGCCCAATCTCGAGCATCGCCTGTTGGAAGTCGCGGGCAACGAATTGGTCGCCGCACAAGATCAGATGCTGCTGCTCGGCCGCAAGACGGCGCGCGAGCGTCTGGCGTCGTTCTTGATGATGGTTTCGCGCCGCGCCGCCGCGCGCGGCCGGCCGGACTCGCCAATCGACCTGCCGATGAGCCGGGCGGATATCGGCGATTATCTGGGGCTGACGACCGAAACGGTCAGCCGCACATTCACCCAGCTGAAGAAGCAGGGCACGATCGGCCTGCCGTCGCAGACCAAGGTCGATATCCTGAAGCGCGAAGAGCTCGAGGAAATCGCCGAAGGCGGCTGA
- the gpt gene encoding xanthine phosphoribosyltransferase yields MATADETYKKMFTVSWQELHRDCKALAWKLVAGGPWRGIVAITRGGLIPAGIIARELDLRIIDTISVATYQGQQIGDTSKLLKPLAESTIDAKDGPRWLIIDDLVDTGATAKIVRALLPGAHFATVYAKPAGKPMVDTYVTETSQDTWIMFPWDTEPQFVRPIVAAK; encoded by the coding sequence ATGGCCACCGCCGACGAAACCTACAAAAAGATGTTCACCGTCTCCTGGCAGGAGCTGCATCGCGACTGCAAGGCGCTGGCGTGGAAGCTGGTCGCGGGCGGCCCCTGGCGCGGTATCGTCGCGATCACGCGCGGCGGGTTGATCCCGGCGGGCATTATCGCGCGCGAACTGGACCTTAGGATCATCGACACGATTTCGGTCGCGACCTATCAGGGCCAGCAGATCGGCGACACGTCGAAACTGCTGAAGCCGCTGGCGGAAAGCACGATCGACGCGAAGGACGGACCGCGCTGGCTGATCATCGACGATCTGGTCGATACGGGGGCCACCGCCAAGATCGTGCGCGCCCTGCTGCCGGGTGCGCATTTCGCCACCGTCTACGCCAAGCCCGCAGGCAAGCCGATGGTCGATACCTACGTGACCGAGACGAGCCAGGACACCTGGATCATGTTCCCGTGGGATACCGAGCCGCAGTTCGTGCGGCCCATTGTCGCCGCGAAGTAA
- a CDS encoding gamma-glutamyltransferase family protein — translation MLSSPRGHGGMVTAPHHLAAQAGLDVLREGGNAVEAMIAMAAAIPVVYPHMTAVGGDGFWLIDDGRGKPVAIDACGAAALALSPAWYRRQGHETIPSRGPLAANTVAGTVSGWGAAYALSQTMGGTLPLSRLVEAGVHYAREGFPATDSQVRFTTEKLAECIDQPGFKAAFLPGGKVPTPGQRFRQPALGETIAKIGREGTESFYRGELSKAIAADLKRIGSPVALDDLTRHKAKVVKPLTVGVPGARLYNMIPPTQGLASLLILAIFARIKPERCDGPEYVHALVEATKLAFRIRDKHVKDPAYMTVDPQSLLSDAKVASLVKEFDPNLAGPWPQPPKKGDTIWMGAIDAQGRSASFIQSIYWEFGSACVLPETGLLWQNRGTSFSLEKGAAQELMAGRKPFHTLNPAMAFFDDGRSMVYGTMGGDGQPQTQAMIFSRYAFYGMQPQAAVTAPRWLLGRTWGTATTKLRLENRFPAGTISALKGMGHDLEVTPADYTDLMGHAGMIVRTPDAGGGKALLEGATDPRSDGQVGTF, via the coding sequence ATGCTCAGCAGTCCCCGCGGCCATGGCGGCATGGTCACCGCCCCCCATCATCTGGCCGCGCAAGCCGGTCTCGACGTGTTGCGCGAAGGCGGCAACGCGGTCGAAGCGATGATCGCGATGGCGGCGGCGATCCCGGTCGTCTACCCGCATATGACGGCGGTGGGCGGCGACGGGTTCTGGCTGATCGACGACGGGCGCGGCAAGCCGGTGGCGATCGACGCGTGCGGGGCGGCCGCCTTGGCGTTGTCGCCCGCCTGGTATCGCCGCCAGGGCCATGAAACGATTCCGTCGCGCGGGCCGCTGGCCGCCAACACCGTGGCGGGCACGGTCTCCGGTTGGGGGGCGGCGTATGCGCTGTCGCAAACGATGGGCGGCACGCTGCCCTTGTCGCGCTTGGTCGAGGCGGGCGTCCATTACGCGCGCGAAGGTTTCCCCGCGACCGATTCCCAGGTGCGTTTCACGACCGAGAAACTGGCCGAATGCATCGACCAGCCCGGCTTCAAGGCGGCGTTCCTGCCCGGCGGCAAGGTACCCACACCCGGCCAGCGTTTCCGCCAGCCCGCCTTGGGCGAAACGATCGCCAAGATCGGCCGCGAAGGGACGGAGAGTTTCTATCGCGGCGAATTGTCGAAGGCGATCGCGGCGGATTTGAAGCGCATCGGCTCGCCGGTGGCGCTCGACGACCTCACGCGCCACAAGGCGAAGGTCGTGAAGCCGCTGACGGTGGGTGTGCCCGGCGCGCGGCTCTACAACATGATCCCGCCCACGCAAGGGCTCGCGTCGCTGTTGATCCTGGCGATCTTCGCGCGCATCAAGCCCGAACGCTGCGACGGCCCCGAATACGTGCATGCGCTGGTGGAGGCGACGAAGCTCGCCTTCCGGATCCGCGACAAGCACGTCAAAGATCCGGCCTATATGACCGTCGATCCGCAAAGCCTGTTGTCGGACGCCAAGGTCGCCTCGCTGGTGAAGGAGTTCGATCCGAACCTCGCGGGCCCGTGGCCGCAGCCGCCCAAGAAAGGCGACACGATTTGGATGGGGGCGATCGACGCGCAAGGGCGCAGTGCCAGCTTCATCCAATCGATCTATTGGGAATTCGGCTCGGCCTGCGTGCTGCCGGAAACCGGTCTGCTGTGGCAGAACCGCGGCACGTCGTTCTCGCTGGAGAAGGGGGCGGCGCAGGAATTGATGGCCGGGCGCAAACCCTTCCACACGCTGAACCCCGCGATGGCGTTTTTCGACGACGGCCGCTCGATGGTCTACGGCACGATGGGCGGCGACGGCCAGCCGCAGACCCAGGCGATGATCTTCTCGCGCTACGCCTTCTACGGCATGCAGCCGCAAGCGGCGGTGACCGCACCGCGCTGGCTGCTGGGCCGCACCTGGGGCACGGCCACGACCAAGCTGCGGCTCGAAAATCGTTTCCCCGCCGGCACGATTTCGGCGCTGAAGGGCATGGGTCACGATCTGGAAGTCACGCCGGCGGACTACACCGATCTGATGGGGCACGCGGGCATGATCGTGCGCACGCCCGATGCCGGCGGCGGCAAGGCGCTGCTGGAAGGGGCGACCGATCCGCGCTCCGACGGACAAGTCGGCACGTTCTAG
- the modC gene encoding molybdenum ABC transporter ATP-binding protein → MIEIDIRKQLGDFALNAKLEAPSDGVLALFGRSGSGKTSILRALAGLARPDHGRIALDGDVLFDSANGIDVPAEKRRLGYVFQDSRLFPHLDVAANLRYGAKRAPGGERSADFDAIVKLLGIAHLLARKPVALSGGERQRVAIGRALLARPQALLMDEPLASLDAARKAELLPYLDRLQSETKLPIVYVSHAADEVMRLADRIALIENGEVRALDTIAEMALHPDFAAIAGRFDAGGVLETSVADHMPEYALTRLTFAGGTLDVPAIDAAPGTRVRVHVRARDVMVATRKPEGLSARNAIEATIARVTPNTDGPDAELALVAGGQTIAARLTRASVAELGLREGMPVYAILKSVAVGKSDASAR, encoded by the coding sequence ATGATCGAGATCGACATCCGCAAACAGCTGGGCGATTTCGCGCTGAACGCAAAACTCGAGGCGCCGTCGGACGGTGTGCTGGCGCTGTTCGGCCGCTCGGGCTCGGGCAAGACGTCGATCCTGCGCGCCCTCGCCGGGCTCGCGCGCCCCGATCACGGCCGCATCGCGCTGGACGGGGACGTGCTGTTCGATTCCGCCAACGGCATCGACGTGCCGGCGGAGAAGCGGCGCCTGGGTTACGTATTCCAGGATTCGCGGCTGTTCCCGCATCTCGATGTCGCCGCCAATCTGCGCTACGGCGCGAAACGTGCCCCCGGCGGCGAACGAAGCGCTGATTTCGATGCGATCGTAAAACTGCTCGGCATCGCACATCTGCTGGCGCGCAAACCCGTTGCGCTATCGGGCGGCGAGCGCCAGCGCGTCGCGATCGGCCGCGCGTTGCTGGCGCGCCCGCAGGCGCTGTTGATGGACGAGCCGCTCGCCTCGCTCGACGCCGCGCGCAAAGCGGAACTGCTGCCCTATCTCGACCGGCTGCAAAGCGAAACGAAACTGCCGATCGTCTATGTCAGCCACGCGGCGGACGAAGTGATGCGCCTCGCCGACCGGATTGCGCTTATCGAGAACGGCGAAGTGCGCGCGCTGGACACGATCGCCGAGATGGCGCTGCACCCGGATTTCGCCGCCATCGCCGGACGGTTCGATGCGGGCGGCGTGTTAGAGACGAGTGTCGCCGATCACATGCCGGAATATGCGCTGACGCGACTGACATTCGCCGGCGGCACGCTGGATGTGCCCGCGATCGACGCGGCACCGGGGACGCGCGTGCGCGTGCATGTCCGCGCGCGCGACGTGATGGTGGCGACGAGGAAGCCCGAGGGCTTGTCGGCGCGCAACGCGATCGAAGCGACGATCGCGCGCGTGACGCCAAACACGGACGGCCCCGACGCGGAACTCGCCCTCGTCGCGGGCGGTCAAACGATCGCCGCGCGCCTCACCCGCGCCTCGGTCGCGGAACTGGGCTTGCGCGAAGGCATGCCGGTCTACGCGATCCTCAAATCCGTCGCGGTCGGCAAAAGCGACGCCAGCGCGCGTTAG
- the modB gene encoding molybdate ABC transporter permease subunit translates to MLSPAEWAAVLLSLEIAAKAVAFSLPLAIAVAWLLARAEFPGKSIVDGLVHLPLVLPPVVVGYLLLLIFGVRGPVGGWLNEYLGVRLVFTAAGASLATATMAFPLMVRAIRLSIEALDPGLDEAARTLGAGKFDRFFTIALPLILPGILAGGMIAFAASLGEFGAVITFASNVPGETQTLPLAIYSALQRPDGEAMAARLAAISIALAFAGLLLSEYLARRVKRMMGR, encoded by the coding sequence ATGCTTTCTCCCGCCGAATGGGCGGCGGTGCTTCTATCGCTGGAGATCGCGGCCAAAGCGGTCGCGTTCTCGCTGCCGCTCGCCATCGCGGTCGCCTGGCTGCTCGCGCGCGCCGAATTCCCCGGCAAATCGATCGTCGATGGCCTCGTGCATCTGCCGCTGGTGCTGCCGCCGGTCGTCGTCGGCTACTTGCTGCTGCTGATTTTCGGCGTGCGCGGCCCCGTGGGCGGATGGCTCAACGAATATCTCGGCGTGCGCCTGGTGTTCACCGCCGCCGGCGCTTCGCTCGCCACCGCGACGATGGCGTTCCCGCTGATGGTGCGCGCGATCCGCCTGTCGATCGAAGCGCTCGATCCGGGCCTGGACGAAGCCGCGCGCACGCTGGGAGCGGGCAAATTCGACCGCTTCTTCACCATCGCGCTTCCGCTGATCCTGCCGGGGATCCTGGCGGGCGGCATGATCGCCTTCGCGGCGAGCCTGGGCGAATTCGGCGCGGTCATCACATTCGCGTCGAACGTGCCCGGCGAAACGCAAACGCTGCCGCTGGCGATCTATTCGGCGCTGCAACGCCCCGATGGCGAAGCGATGGCGGCCCGCCTCGCGGCGATATCGATCGCGCTCGCTTTCGCGGGATTGCTGCTGTCGGAATATCTCGCGCGCCGCGTGAAGCGGATGATGGGAAGATGA
- a CDS encoding tautomerase family protein, whose translation MPLVRIDIPAGKPEAWIKALADGVHAALVGTGTVPADDRFQVIGEHKQGRLIADPNYMNIARGPDFTLVQIFWSVGRSDDIKRGLYAAIARNLAADPGLRPEDVMVTLSETNRIDWSFGHGIAQYRPQ comes from the coding sequence ATGCCGCTCGTGCGCATCGACATTCCCGCAGGCAAGCCCGAAGCCTGGATCAAGGCGCTCGCCGACGGCGTGCACGCCGCGTTGGTCGGTACCGGCACGGTGCCCGCCGACGATCGCTTCCAGGTGATCGGCGAACACAAGCAAGGCCGGCTGATCGCCGATCCGAATTACATGAACATCGCGCGCGGACCCGATTTCACGCTGGTGCAGATTTTTTGGAGCGTGGGGCGCAGCGACGACATCAAGCGCGGGCTTTACGCCGCGATCGCGCGCAACCTTGCCGCCGATCCGGGATTGCGCCCCGAAGATGTGATGGTGACGCTGAGCGAGACCAATCGTATCGATTGGTCCTTCGGCCACGGGATCGCGCAATACCGTCCGCAATAG
- a CDS encoding DUF1127 domain-containing protein produces MAARRARAKLVYEAVQALVAKFKSWNERRQTFAELDSLDDRTLADIGINRAEIAQIASGHYVRDGYAPFDASAAPAVLAANVVQVRPAARAA; encoded by the coding sequence ATGGCGGCCCGTCGTGCGCGCGCCAAGCTGGTCTACGAGGCCGTGCAGGCGCTGGTCGCGAAGTTCAAGTCGTGGAACGAGCGTCGCCAGACGTTCGCGGAACTCGACTCGCTCGACGACCGTACCTTGGCCGATATCGGCATCAACCGCGCCGAGATCGCCCAGATCGCTTCGGGCCATTATGTCCGCGACGGCTACGCGCCGTTCGACGCCTCGGCCGCCCCGGCGGTCCTCGCGGCGAATGTCGTCCAGGTTCGCCCGGCGGCCCGCGCGGCCTAA